A region of Fimbriimonadaceae bacterium DNA encodes the following proteins:
- the rsfS gene encoding Ribosomal silencing factor RsfS encodes MTSKEKTDLILEFADDIKAERSEVLDVRQKTSVTDYFVICSGNSDVHVNAIAERVAEKLREKGVRPLRVNDQGGGWVLYDYGDVVFHVMREEKRQFYDLETLWTNLQNDPNLME; translated from the coding sequence TTGACATCGAAGGAAAAGACCGACCTCATTCTGGAGTTTGCCGACGACATCAAGGCGGAGCGATCCGAGGTCCTCGATGTTCGCCAAAAGACTTCGGTAACGGATTACTTCGTCATTTGTTCGGGCAACAGCGATGTGCATGTCAATGCGATTGCTGAGCGTGTCGCTGAAAAGCTTCGCGAAAAGGGCGTAAGGCCACTTCGCGTGAACGATCAGGGTGGCGGATGGGTCCTATATGACTACGGCGACGTCGTGTTTCATGTCATGCGCGAGGAAAAGCGCCAATTCTATGATCTGGAGACACTGTGGACCAACCTGCAGAACGACCCGAACTTGATGGAATAG
- the nadD gene encoding Nicotinate-nucleotide adenylyltransferase: MRIGVFGGSFDPPHLGHLQLAKAVRTSLELDEVVFVPAFRSPFKQSKGHATPKQRQQMVELLIRDQPGLSLSDIEISRKGFSYTVETLTELTLSKPGDYWLLLGSDSAMGLGDWKQPLRLAQLARFAVVMRPPHRHSDVMRRLPEALHDKVDFVDMKANPISSTEIRDLIHHCRPITRYVTAEVAEYIEANKLYKD; the protein is encoded by the coding sequence ATGAGAATTGGGGTCTTTGGCGGTAGCTTCGATCCCCCCCATCTCGGCCACCTGCAGCTTGCCAAGGCCGTCCGAACGTCATTGGAACTCGACGAAGTGGTGTTTGTGCCGGCCTTTCGGAGCCCGTTCAAGCAGAGCAAGGGGCACGCTACGCCCAAGCAGCGTCAACAGATGGTGGAGCTCCTCATCCGTGATCAGCCTGGCCTGTCGCTGTCGGACATTGAGATCTCGAGGAAGGGATTTAGCTACACCGTGGAAACCTTGACCGAGCTGACCTTGTCCAAACCAGGAGACTATTGGCTCCTGCTCGGAAGCGACAGCGCGATGGGACTTGGCGACTGGAAGCAGCCGCTGCGGCTGGCTCAGTTGGCGAGGTTTGCGGTGGTCATGCGGCCACCCCACCGTCATAGCGACGTCATGCGGCGGCTACCGGAAGCCCTCCACGACAAGGTGGATTTTGTGGACATGAAAGCTAATCCGATATCGTCGACCGAGATTCGCGATCTGATCCACCATTGCCGACCGATCACCCGCTACGTAACCGCTGAGGTTGCAGAATATATCGAAGCGAATAAGCTCTATAAGGATTAA
- the obg gene encoding GTPase Obg, translated as MFLDEAIAEFVSGDGGSGAVSFHREKHVPRGGPNGADGGRGGDVVLIADRNRRTLYDFKLKPRYEAPQGKHAIGNKKGASGGGIEIKVPVGTTVTDLDLGELLVDLNVHGMKYVICRGGRGGRGNLHYVSSVRQVPNFAEKGAPGETVRARLELKLVADIGLIGLPNAGKSTLLSRISAARPKIGDYPFTTITPNLGVVSHAGETFVVADLPGLIEGASEGVGLGHQFLRHTERTKALVHLVDLFPIDESDPIANYRLIEGELQKYSSDIAARPRLLALNKIDLAPAGQYGERRERFEELGIPLFPISAATGEGLEALLFAMLDAIHKAEEDAPVQVIMPTLQRRDDQGEWDVKPHELGWELVGRRIRRMVAMTDLGNRDALRYLHRRFTRLGVIDKLREAGAKDGDTVIIGDYMFSFDDKV; from the coding sequence ATGTTTCTCGATGAGGCGATCGCGGAGTTCGTCTCCGGAGACGGCGGTTCGGGAGCGGTGTCCTTTCACCGAGAAAAGCACGTTCCCCGAGGCGGACCCAATGGTGCCGATGGCGGCCGTGGGGGCGATGTGGTGCTCATTGCCGATCGCAACCGTCGCACCCTCTACGACTTCAAGCTGAAGCCCAGATACGAAGCCCCCCAAGGGAAGCATGCGATCGGCAACAAGAAGGGCGCGAGTGGAGGCGGCATCGAGATCAAGGTTCCGGTTGGCACGACCGTAACCGATCTGGATCTCGGTGAGCTGCTGGTCGATCTAAACGTGCACGGCATGAAGTACGTCATTTGCCGTGGCGGGCGGGGAGGACGAGGCAACCTCCACTACGTATCGAGCGTGCGGCAGGTACCCAACTTCGCGGAAAAGGGTGCGCCTGGCGAAACGGTTCGGGCGAGACTCGAGCTGAAACTCGTCGCTGACATCGGATTGATTGGCTTACCGAACGCCGGCAAGAGCACGCTATTGAGTCGAATCAGTGCGGCGCGACCCAAGATCGGGGACTATCCATTCACAACGATCACGCCGAATCTCGGTGTGGTCAGCCATGCGGGAGAGACGTTCGTTGTCGCCGACTTGCCAGGGCTTATCGAAGGAGCAAGCGAAGGGGTCGGCCTTGGGCATCAATTCCTAAGACATACCGAGCGGACGAAGGCGCTGGTTCACTTGGTCGACCTCTTCCCTATCGACGAATCCGATCCGATTGCAAATTATCGTCTTATCGAAGGTGAGCTTCAGAAGTACTCGTCGGACATTGCGGCACGGCCCCGTCTCCTCGCGCTCAACAAGATCGACCTCGCACCGGCCGGACAGTACGGCGAGCGCAGGGAAAGGTTCGAAGAGCTGGGCATACCCCTATTTCCCATCAGCGCGGCCACCGGCGAGGGTCTAGAGGCGTTGCTTTTCGCCATGCTGGACGCCATCCACAAGGCTGAAGAGGATGCACCGGTCCAGGTGATCATGCCCACGCTTCAGCGGCGAGACGACCAGGGAGAGTGGGACGTCAAGCCTCATGAACTCGGCTGGGAGCTGGTGGGTAGGCGAATCCGGCGGATGGTGGCGATGACCGATCTGGGAAATCGCGACGCACTACGGTATCTTCATCGAAGGTTTACACGTTTGGGAGTGATCGACAAGCTTCGAGAAGCCGGAGCAAAGGACGGCGACACCGTAATCATCGGCGATTATATGTTCTCGTTTGATGACAAGGTATGA
- the rbsC_3 gene encoding Ribose import permease protein RbsC, translating into MRSTSAWNLLGLVVTLLLLGLIFHFRLESGFLTRGNLETIARQSAIVLLTALGMTFIIVSGGIDLSVGSMVALVTVVIAWCLAREASPAVALVAGLAAGVVCGLANGSLIVGLGVGPFIVTLGTLLLFRGMAKGLANEQKIDAPLSWLNDFLAVLPPDRKWMVVPVGVWVAILAAVAMSMVLRRSPFGRAVVAVGGNEQAARYSGVQVGRVKLAVFALGGLFAGIAGLMQFSRLTVGDPTVAQGLELDAIAAVVIGGASLSGGKGTIFGTVLGALIMTVLRAGLSQMGLPNWVQEIVTGTVIVAAVALDRLRTRT; encoded by the coding sequence ATGCGCTCCACCTCTGCTTGGAATTTGCTCGGTCTGGTCGTTACCCTCCTCCTGCTCGGTCTCATCTTCCACTTTCGGCTTGAGAGCGGGTTCCTGACACGGGGCAACCTCGAGACGATTGCACGCCAAAGCGCCATCGTCCTTCTCACTGCCCTGGGGATGACCTTCATCATCGTGAGTGGAGGCATCGATTTGAGCGTTGGCTCGATGGTCGCCCTCGTTACGGTCGTCATTGCCTGGTGCCTCGCCCGAGAGGCGAGCCCTGCTGTGGCACTCGTCGCTGGGCTGGCTGCGGGTGTCGTCTGTGGACTTGCCAATGGCAGCCTGATTGTCGGTCTTGGAGTCGGTCCGTTCATCGTGACACTGGGCACTCTGCTCCTCTTCAGGGGCATGGCGAAGGGCCTCGCGAACGAGCAGAAGATCGACGCTCCCCTCTCATGGCTCAACGACTTCCTTGCCGTGCTTCCACCCGACCGCAAGTGGATGGTGGTCCCGGTCGGCGTATGGGTCGCGATCCTGGCTGCGGTTGCGATGTCGATGGTCCTGCGGCGGTCCCCGTTTGGTCGGGCGGTCGTTGCCGTCGGCGGGAATGAGCAGGCAGCCCGCTATTCCGGTGTGCAAGTAGGTCGTGTCAAGCTGGCCGTGTTTGCCCTGGGCGGGCTCTTTGCCGGCATCGCGGGTCTTATGCAGTTCTCCCGCCTTACGGTTGGCGATCCCACGGTGGCGCAAGGATTGGAGCTGGACGCCATTGCCGCTGTGGTGATTGGCGGCGCCAGCCTCAGCGGAGGGAAGGGAACCATTTTCGGTACCGTCTTGGGTGCGTTGATCATGACCGTCCTACGAGCGGGACTCAGTCAGATGGGGCTTCCCAATTGGGTTCAGGAGATCGTCACCGGTACCGTGATCGTTGCAGCGGTAGCACTGGACCGGCTGCGTACCCGGACCTAG
- the aspS gene encoding Aspartate--tRNA ligase, which produces MSFEQRTHSCGEPRLSHVGQTITLNGWAHKVRDLGGLCFVDLRDRTGIVQLMIDPAAHPNYDDIRAETCLSITGKVKERDDSNKNAKMGTGDIEVVVAGFQILGPAKPLPFPLSDEDQMAAVNEELRLKHRYLDLRRPSMYKRLALRAAAIRKIRAYLDVRDFVEVETPIFTKSTPEGARDYLVPYRLEPGLFYALPQSPQQYKQLLMVSGIERYYQIAKCFRDEAQRSDRQPEFTQLDLEMSFCTQEDVLTLMEGLTLKVINELIEEFGLEKEPVAPFQRLTYDESMERFACDKPDLRFGLEIFDISEVVAGSEFGVFKAVLESGGKIRGVRYPGGAALSRKDVGVLEEFAKEFGAKGMASVGFVATGGGEEGTIPLSNGLAAKGSIAKFFPPAMLEAIAAKGEAEAGDLLCFIADDYRKGCDVLYRLRNEIGERCGLRDKRKLAFCYVIDFPLVDWNPDANRWDATHHPFTSPKAADMDLIETDPGRIRADCYDIVCNGVEWASGSIRIHRPDVQARVFTLLGVNEETQQARFGHILEAFSYGAPPHGGIAPGIDRLVMFLMDDDNIREVMAFPKIGQGYDPLMDAPSTIDSQQWAELGLRLS; this is translated from the coding sequence ATGAGCTTTGAACAGAGGACGCATTCCTGCGGCGAGCCTCGGCTTTCGCACGTCGGCCAGACCATCACGTTAAACGGTTGGGCACACAAGGTGCGCGACCTTGGCGGGCTCTGCTTCGTCGATCTTCGCGACCGCACCGGCATCGTTCAGCTCATGATCGACCCCGCCGCTCATCCCAATTACGACGACATTCGGGCTGAGACGTGCTTGAGCATTACCGGCAAGGTGAAGGAGCGGGACGACTCCAACAAGAACGCAAAAATGGGAACCGGTGACATCGAGGTGGTGGTCGCTGGTTTCCAGATCTTGGGACCGGCTAAGCCCTTGCCGTTTCCGCTCAGCGATGAAGACCAGATGGCTGCGGTCAACGAGGAGCTAAGGCTCAAGCACCGGTATCTGGACTTGAGGCGGCCCTCGATGTACAAGCGGCTGGCTCTGCGGGCGGCCGCGATTCGAAAGATCCGCGCCTATCTCGACGTGCGCGACTTCGTTGAGGTTGAGACCCCGATCTTCACTAAATCCACTCCGGAAGGCGCTCGCGACTACCTGGTTCCGTATAGGTTGGAGCCGGGTCTCTTCTATGCATTGCCGCAGAGCCCGCAGCAGTACAAGCAGCTCTTGATGGTGAGCGGGATCGAACGGTACTACCAGATCGCAAAATGCTTCCGCGACGAAGCGCAGCGCAGCGACCGCCAGCCTGAATTCACGCAGCTCGACCTTGAAATGAGCTTCTGCACCCAAGAGGACGTGCTCACGCTCATGGAGGGCTTGACGCTGAAGGTGATCAACGAGCTCATTGAGGAGTTCGGCCTCGAAAAGGAACCGGTCGCTCCTTTCCAGCGACTCACCTACGACGAGTCGATGGAGCGGTTCGCCTGCGACAAACCTGACTTAAGGTTCGGGCTGGAGATCTTTGACATATCCGAGGTCGTCGCCGGATCTGAGTTCGGCGTCTTCAAAGCCGTGCTCGAATCGGGGGGCAAGATTCGCGGCGTACGCTATCCAGGCGGCGCCGCTCTTTCGCGCAAGGACGTCGGCGTGCTCGAAGAATTCGCCAAGGAGTTTGGCGCGAAGGGGATGGCCTCAGTCGGGTTTGTGGCGACGGGTGGGGGCGAAGAAGGGACGATTCCGCTCAGCAACGGGCTCGCTGCCAAGGGGTCAATCGCCAAGTTCTTCCCGCCCGCGATGCTTGAAGCGATCGCGGCGAAAGGGGAGGCCGAAGCGGGCGACCTGCTCTGCTTCATTGCTGACGACTATCGCAAGGGCTGCGACGTGCTGTACCGGCTTCGGAACGAGATCGGCGAGCGATGCGGGCTCCGCGATAAGCGCAAGCTCGCGTTCTGCTACGTCATCGACTTCCCGCTCGTGGATTGGAATCCGGACGCCAATCGCTGGGACGCCACCCACCACCCCTTTACCTCTCCCAAGGCCGCCGACATGGATTTGATCGAAACCGATCCCGGTCGTATTCGCGCCGACTGTTATGACATCGTTTGCAACGGCGTGGAATGGGCTTCAGGTTCGATCCGAATCCATCGCCCAGATGTCCAAGCGCGGGTCTTCACGCTTCTCGGCGTAAACGAAGAGACGCAGCAGGCGCGGTTTGGCCACATTCTCGAAGCGTTTTCCTATGGCGCCCCTCCCCACGGCGGCATCGCTCCCGGAATCGACCGTTTGGTGATGTTCCTGATGGATGACGACAACATTCGAGAGGTGATGGCGTTCCCGAAGATTGGGCAGGGATACGACCCGCTGATGGATGCTCCGAGCACCATCGACTCCCAGCAGTGGGCAGAGTTGGGCTTGCGTTTGAGCTAG